The DNA region CCTGCCATCCGATGCCGGACCAATCAGTCACAAAGGTTCCATATTCTGCCTTGTAAGCAAGCGCTGATTCTGCTATTGAACTAATGTTTGATTTTGCCTCAGCCTGTTTTGATTTTGCCTGATAGCTAAGAAAGCTGCCGGTTGCAAGTGTGGCTAAGATTCCAAGAATTACCACAACGATCATAAGTTCTATTAATGTGAAGCCATTTGACTTATATAAAATAGACTTTTTCATTTTTGTTTAAGTATAATATCAGGAAAACAAAAGGGGTGCAATTATTGCACCCCTTAATAAAGGATTATGGTTTGTTATGTTAAATGTAATCCATATTAACTGCTTACATCGTTTACATCATTAACAAGGGTACGGGTTTCGTCGTAATGCCATTCATCGCATGAGGCATCAGAATCAATTTCACCTTTAGTAGCAGCATCATAAGTACTGGCAGCAGCAGTAACTGCTGCGGTAGCAGGGGCAGTTGACCTGTTACATCCACCTGAAGCAGATAAGTCAGCACCCGCGCCACTATAGGTTGCACCTCCAAGAGGAATTACTGTAGCAGTTCCAGCAACATCATACCAGTACGAATACCTAACTGTACCTTGTGGCGCCCATCCAAGGTTGCCGATTGCAGCAACAACATAAGTCCCCTGTTCTGCGCGCCATGATTCTGCAGATGTTCCAATAGCGCCAAGGTTGGTCTTAGACTCTGCCTGTCTTGATTTGGCTTGGAATCTCATAAAATTAGGGATAGCTATGGCTGCCAGAATGCCAAGTATGGCAACAACAATCATTAATTCTATCAGGGTAAAACCCTTTTCATTTCTGCTAATCTTCTTCATTTTAATCTCCTTTCAGTTATTAAATAAAAATTATTAGAGGTAAATTTCACCTCCTTTCAAATATTTATTAATGTAAATATGCAGGTATTATGCCATAATTAAATACATATATAATATATTTGATATATCAATATGTTATGATTAATATATCAACAATACTATAAAGTATTATGTATTGTATAAATGCTTAAAAGTGACAATTATTGTCACTGCTCTGCACTTTATTTTGTTGGATAGAAGTAAGATAGAAGTAAACAAATTTATAGACTATTCTGGATAAAAAGGTATTTCTTCTGAAGGGATTATTTCTTGAGGCACTTCCGGCATTATTAATTTGTTTTTATTGTATTCTTCATACTTCTTTTTTAGATTCTCATCTTCATTAGGATCCCCAAAACCGGAATCTTTGAACTTTTCGATCAATTTTTCATTACTTAGATCCATCTCCAATGCCTTTATATATTCTTTTTTTGCATCTTCTTTCATATTCTTCTTCAGATAAATATCTCCAAGATGTTCAAAGACAGTCGGGTCATTGGGTAATAACTCAATAGCTTTTTTGAGTTGTTCAATTGCCTCATCAATCATGCCTTTCTTATAATAAGCCCATCCAAGACTATCAATGTAAGCGCCATTGTCAGGTTTAATCTTGAGTGCCCTTTCTATCAAAGATATAGCCTCATCTATGTTTATTCCTTTATCAGCATAACTGTAACCAAGATAGTTTAATGCGTTTCCATGGTAACTATCTATCTCGATAGTCTTTTTCATTTCAACTACCATATTGTCAAAATCCTGAACCTTATCGTATATTACTCCAAGATTAAAATGCAATTCCGGGTCATTTGGGATGACTTGAATAGCTTTAATAAATACTTCCTTTGCTTTGTTGTAATCTTTATCCTGGTAATACATCATCCCAAGCAGAAAATAGGCATTAGGCCTATCCGGTTCAAGTTCGATTGCCTTATTTAATGCGTTAATTGCACCGTCTTTATTTTCCTTTCTGAGATTAATGAATCCAAGATGAAGATAAGCCTGTACATTATCAGGTTCAATTTCAATTATTGCTTCATATTCTTTCTGAGCTTTATCGTAATCTTTTGTTTCTTCTAATAAAAACCCAAGGTACTCCCGATATTTGACGTCTTGTGGTTTTGAAGCAACAATTTTTTGCAGCTTTTCTATAGCCTTTAAATATTTCTTATCATCCCTATATAATAGGGCCAATTTAAAAATTATATCTAAATCCCTGGGATTATATTCTAATGCCTTTTCAAGTACATCTATAGCATCAGACGTGCGTCCCTTCTTAGCATACATTTGAATAAGATGAGAAATGGCATCATGGCTGAATGGATTGATTTTGGATAAGATATTCTTAAATATTTTTTCAGCCGCATCAAAATCCCCTTCTTTTAAATAAGTTTGTCCTATCCTTAAATGCGCAATTTCAAATTCTGGATTTACTGATAATGACTTTTTATAATTTTTCCTTGCATTTTTAAAATCACCTTTATCGAAGTATATATCACCAAGATACACAAAATTTATCGGTTTTTCATTATCAAGTTTTATGCCCTTTCTAACAGATTCAATCCCCTTTTCATATTCTTTTATTTTGGCAAGTGAAATACCTTTAGTAATGTAGGCCCTAACATTATCAGGATGTTTCTCAAGTATCCGGTTATATATCTCTATAGCCTTACTGAAATCCCCTGTGTTGTAATACATCTCAGCAAGGAGAAATAGTGCTGTTTCAGAATTTGGGGCAAGTGGTATTAATTTATTCATTGTCTCAATTGCATCATTATATTTACCCATTTTTGACTGGATTGATGCAACTCTGGATAAAAGAAAAAGAGAGTCTTCATCATACAAAAGGGCATCTTTATATCGTTCAAGGGCTTCTTTAAAATTTCCTGATAGTTCAGACATGAAACCATCAAGGAATCTTGAGTATGCCTCAGGTGAAGCGATTCTATCTGCTTTATCCTGTGACTGTGTATCCCCTGCAATTAAGGAGGTTTCTGCCGGCTCCGGAATAACAACACTTTTAGTTGGTGCACAAGCAGTTAATGCACTTAATGAAATAGAAATGACTGCTAAAAAGATTATAATGCTATTCATATATAATGTTTCCTTTAATAAGGTTCATCTAATAAGTCTCTTCGTGAGTCTTCTCCAGATTCTCAAACTTAGTATAGCTATTTATAAATGCAAGCTTAACCGTCCCTACAGGGCCGTTTCTCTGTTTGCCGATGATAATCTCTGCAATACCTTTATTTTCATCAGTCTGTTTATATACCTCATCCCTGTATATAAACAGAATAACATCCGCATCCTGTTCAATGGCACCGGATTCACGTAAATCAGCAAGCATCGGTCTCTTATCATGCCGTGATTCTACAGCACGGTTTAACTGGGAAAGTGCAATAACAGGGACTGATAGTTCTTTTGCAAGTGCCTTGAGAGACCTTGAAATTTCTGAAATCTCCTGTTCACGGTTGTCGGATCCTCCCCTTCTTCTATCAGATCGTCCGCTCATCAATTGCAAGTAGTCTACAATTATAAGGCTTAAACCATGTTCAGCCTTTAACCGTCTTGCCTTTGCCTTCATCTCCAGTACTGATGTACCTGCTGTATCATCAATGAATATAGGCGCCTCAGATAAACGGCCTGCGGCAGTAGTAAGTCTCGGCCAATCGGACTTGCTCAGGAACCCTGACCTAAGTTTATGAGAGTCAACCCTTGATTCTGAGCACAACATCCTTATTACCAATTGCTCCTTTGCCATTTCAAGGCTGAATACTGCTACTGGTACACCTTTCTCAATTCCAACATGCTGGGCAATACCAAGACAGAAGGCAGTTTTACCCATAGAAGGCCTGCCTGCAACTATAATTAAATCTGCCGGTTGAAACCCTGATGTCATCAAGTCCAGATCTAAAAATCCTGAGGGGGATCCTGTGACCCTCTCCTTTTTTTCAGAAAGTCGTTCTATGGCCTCAAAGCTGTTTTTAATTATTTCTTTTACAGGGGTAAATGAGGGTTTAATCTTTTTCTCTGAGATACTGAAGATTGAATTTTCAGCATAATCAAGCAATTCCTCAACATCCCTTGTATCCTCATAGCCCCGTGTAACAATCTCAGTAGCCGTGTGGATTAAATTTCTCAGTATCGCCTTTTCATGCACTATCTTAGCATGATACCTTATGTTTGCCGCAGTCGGAACAGCGTTGGATAACTGTGATACGTATGTTGCCCCTCCGGCAATATCAAGGTCATTTTTCTTTTTTAGGAATTCAGTGATTGTAACGAGGTCAATTGCCTCATTTTTCTCACTTAATTCAATCATAGCAAGAAATATTTTTCTATGGGACTCTTTGTAAAAATCATCAACACTTAATATCTCCACAGCCTTATACACAGCATCATTCTCAATAAGTATCGCCCCAAGAATAGATTGTTCTGCATCAATATTCTGTGGTGGAACTTTATATATTGCTTCTTCTAAATCTGTCCCGAACCTGTCCATTATGTCTCTCAAAGGATCATTTCTGTCATCCCCGAATGCCTCTATCGGGGATATAATTTATTTCTCTCGGTCTTTGTTTTTTTCCCTGTTTTCACATCAATAATAAAAAACTGCTTTTTATTTTTACCCTCAATATAAATGATCTTCTCAATATTGTTTTTTGCTGCGTAACTAATTGATGAATCTATGTCTGCAAGTCCTGTATCCAATATGGCGCTGTAACCTTTAATCCTCAATCCTCTAACCATGTTAATGGCCTCGGCAGTTTCTTTTCCTTCTCCGGTAATAAGATATTTAACATTATTATTTATATACTTTTCCCTGCTGTTCAGTTCTATCAATCTAATTATGGATTCAATATCAATAGCAAAACCGGTTGAAGGAGATTCGCATCCGAACTTTCCAATCAGATTATCATATCTGCCCCCGCGTCCAATCGGATACGGTATCCCTGGTGAGAAAATCTCAAAGAATAAACCTGTATAATAGTCAATCTCTCTTATATCACAAAGGTCAAAGATAATTTTATCTTTAAGTCCATAATAACACAAAGTTGAGTATATCTCCTTTAAATTATTTATTGCATCATAAGATACCTGATTTGCAGAGATATCAGCCGCCTTATTGAATATCTCATCACCTCCGAACAAATCCGGAAGTTGGATCAGGTTTCTTTTTGTTTCTATTGATAGACCAATCTTGTTAAGGATATTCTCTAATTCCCCGGCGTCTTTTTTGGTTATAGCATCTTTTAATGAGTGTTCATTTTCCTGTGAAATAGAAATTCCCGGAGAGTTATTCAGAGAAGAAATAATTCCATATAAATAATTTACATTGCCCACAACTATCTTAAAGTCTTCAATCCTTAATCTCATTAAGGATTCTGAGGCCAGGGCTATCATCTCAGCATCTGCTTCAGGAGAGGCACTGCCGGCAAGTTCACATCCTACCTGAAATATCTCCTGCTCTCTGCCTGCGTGGGCCTCCTCATATCTGAAGATATTGCCATAATAACATAACCTGAGCGGCTTTGGTTCATTGGAAAGGATACCTGCAGCCATTCTTGCAACCTGAGGAGTTATATCCGGCCTCAGGAGCATAATCTTTCCGGTTTCCCTGTCTATGAATTTATAACTCTTTTCATTTAATCCGCTTGTAAGACCGGCAGATAGGACATCAAGATATTCAAAAACAGGTGTAACAACCTCTTTGTAACCCCAGTCAAAGAACGTTGACAGCAATGCCTCCTGAGTATATCGCCTCAGCGATGCAACTTCAGGAAGATGTGTTGCCGTTCCCCTTGGGATTTTAATAATTGATTCTTGCATTATTTTTTTCACCTGAAAATCCTTCCGGCGGGGTAAGAAAACCCCGCCTATCCATTTCTAAATTATGGATAGGCGGGACATTCTTGTCCCGCTGGTTTTCATGTCCATTTATGAGTGATCCTCTCGTGTATGTTTCATTTTTAAATAATTTTAGGAATGAATTTGTTTTAGGAGTTCTGCACAAGTATTTCAATATATTTATACCTGTGCAGAACTTTAAAGAGCATCTGATTGGTTATAATCCCACGTAATTCTTTTTACAGTTTTATCTGTTTCACAGATAAAACATTAGGAAGTTTTCTGATATTATCAAGCAATTCTTCTGAAACCGGTGTATCAATACTTATAACTGATACCACCTTTCCACCCGGGACATCTCTCCCAAATTGCATACGTGCAATATTGATATTATGCTGTCCCAATAATGTCCCGGTATTTCCTACTACACCGGGCTTATCTACATTTGTAAGAACAAGCATATATCCTTCGGGTACAACCTCCAGAGGAAAACCATTAAGCTCGATAATCCTTGGGTCCCGCCTGCTGAACAGGGCGCCTTTTGCAGTATTTGTTCCGCTGTTAGTTGTGACGGTTATATTTATAAGACTAATATAATCCCCTGCGTCTTTATTTATTGATTCTTCAATTGTAATCCCTCTTTCCTGTGCAATGGAAGAGGCATTTACAAAATTTACAGTGTCTTCAAGTATCGGTGTAAGTAACCCTTTGACTGCCGCTATTGTAAGCGGGGCTATATTTAATTCAGCCACCTTACCCCTGTATTCAATGCTAACCTTTTCAATTCCACCCTCGCATATACTTGCATGGAAAGCACCTAATTTTTCAGCGAGTGTAATATAAGGCTGTAGTCTTGGCAGCACATCCGGTGACACTGAAGGGAAGTTTGCTGCATTTCTGATAACACCTTTAGTGAGGTAATCCACTATCTGCTCTGCAATAGCAAGTGCAACATTTTCCTGTGCCTCAGTCGTTGAAGCGCCAAGGTGAGGAGTTGAAATAAAATTATCCAGTGTCAGTAATGGATGTTTCGGATCAACCGGCTCTTGTACGAATACGTCAAATGCCGCTGCTGCAATCTTTTTGGATTTAAGCGCCTCATAAAGTGCATTTTCATCAACAATACCACCCCTTGCACAATTCACCATCATAACCCCGTCTTTCATCTGACTTATAGCCTCTGCATTTATCAGATTTTTGGTCTCCGGTGTTAACGGTGAGTGTATGGTAATAAAGTCCGACCTGCGGTATATATCCTGTAAGGTAACAAGTTCAACACCCATCTTCTGTGCATTTTCAGGAGAAAGGTATGGGTCATAAGCCAGCACATTCATCATCAATCCCTGTCCGAGCTTTGCTGCATGGCTTCCTACCCTTCCCATACCGACAATGCCGAGCGTTTTGTTGTAAAATTCAGTTCCTGTAAATTTGCTCTTTTCCCACTTACCGTTCTTCAGTGATGCCGTAGCCTGAGGAATCATTCGTAACATTGCCAGCAGCATTGAAATTGCATGTTCAGCAGTAGTA from Nitrospirota bacterium includes:
- a CDS encoding tetratricopeptide repeat protein; amino-acid sequence: MNSIIIFLAVISISLSALTACAPTKSVVIPEPAETSLIAGDTQSQDKADRIASPEAYSRFLDGFMSELSGNFKEALERYKDALLYDEDSLFLLSRVASIQSKMGKYNDAIETMNKLIPLAPNSETALFLLAEMYYNTGDFSKAIEIYNRILEKHPDNVRAYITKGISLAKIKEYEKGIESVRKGIKLDNEKPINFVYLGDIYFDKGDFKNARKNYKKSLSVNPEFEIAHLRIGQTYLKEGDFDAAEKIFKNILSKINPFSHDAISHLIQMYAKKGRTSDAIDVLEKALEYNPRDLDIIFKLALLYRDDKKYLKAIEKLQKIVASKPQDVKYREYLGFLLEETKDYDKAQKEYEAIIEIEPDNVQAYLHLGFINLRKENKDGAINALNKAIELEPDRPNAYFLLGMMYYQDKDYNKAKEVFIKAIQVIPNDPELHFNLGVIYDKVQDFDNMVVEMKKTIEIDSYHGNALNYLGYSYADKGINIDEAISLIERALKIKPDNGAYIDSLGWAYYKKGMIDEAIEQLKKAIELLPNDPTVFEHLGDIYLKKNMKEDAKKEYIKALEMDLSNEKLIEKFKDSGFGDPNEDENLKKKYEEYNKNKLIMPEVPQEIIPSEEIPFYPE
- the hisZ gene encoding ATP phosphoribosyltransferase regulatory subunit is translated as MKKIMQESIIKIPRGTATHLPEVASLRRYTQEALLSTFFDWGYKEVVTPVFEYLDVLSAGLTSGLNEKSYKFIDRETGKIMLLRPDITPQVARMAAGILSNEPKPLRLCYYGNIFRYEEAHAGREQEIFQVGCELAGSASPEADAEMIALASESLMRLRIEDFKIVVGNVNYLYGIISSLNNSPGISISQENEHSLKDAITKKDAGELENILNKIGLSIETKRNLIQLPDLFGGDEIFNKAADISANQVSYDAINNLKEIYSTLCYYGLKDKIIFDLCDIREIDYYTGLFFEIFSPGIPYPIGRGGRYDNLIGKFGCESPSTGFAIDIESIIRLIELNSREKYINNNVKYLITGEGKETAEAINMVRGLRIKGYSAILDTGLADIDSSISYAAKNNIEKIIYIEGKNKKQFFIIDVKTGKKTKTERNKLYPR
- a CDS encoding prepilin-type N-terminal cleavage/methylation domain-containing protein, producing the protein MKKISRNEKGFTLIELMIVVAILGILAAIAIPNFMRFQAKSRQAESKTNLGAIGTSAESWRAEQGTYVVAAIGNLGWAPQGTVRYSYWYDVAGTATVIPLGGATYSGAGADLSASGGCNRSTAPATAAVTAAASTYDAATKGEIDSDASCDEWHYDETRTLVNDVNDVSS
- the dnaB gene encoding replicative DNA helicase; amino-acid sequence: MDRFGTDLEEAIYKVPPQNIDAEQSILGAILIENDAVYKAVEILSVDDFYKESHRKIFLAMIELSEKNEAIDLVTITEFLKKKNDLDIAGGATYVSQLSNAVPTAANIRYHAKIVHEKAILRNLIHTATEIVTRGYEDTRDVEELLDYAENSIFSISEKKIKPSFTPVKEIIKNSFEAIERLSEKKERVTGSPSGFLDLDLMTSGFQPADLIIVAGRPSMGKTAFCLGIAQHVGIEKGVPVAVFSLEMAKEQLVIRMLCSESRVDSHKLRSGFLSKSDWPRLTTAAGRLSEAPIFIDDTAGTSVLEMKAKARRLKAEHGLSLIIVDYLQLMSGRSDRRRGGSDNREQEISEISRSLKALAKELSVPVIALSQLNRAVESRHDKRPMLADLRESGAIEQDADVILFIYRDEVYKQTDENKGIAEIIIGKQRNGPVGTVKLAFINSYTKFENLEKTHEETY
- a CDS encoding phosphoglycerate dehydrogenase, which encodes MRVLVSDSLSEKGVEILKNSGLSVDVNTKLSKEDLLKVIGDYDGLVVRSATKVTAEVLNAAKNLKVVGRAGAGLDNIDLPASTKKGVVVMNTPGGNTVTTAEHAISMLLAMLRMIPQATASLKNGKWEKSKFTGTEFYNKTLGIVGMGRVGSHAAKLGQGLMMNVLAYDPYLSPENAQKMGVELVTLQDIYRRSDFITIHSPLTPETKNLINAEAISQMKDGVMMVNCARGGIVDENALYEALKSKKIAAAAFDVFVQEPVDPKHPLLTLDNFISTPHLGASTTEAQENVALAIAEQIVDYLTKGVIRNAANFPSVSPDVLPRLQPYITLAEKLGAFHASICEGGIEKVSIEYRGKVAELNIAPLTIAAVKGLLTPILEDTVNFVNASSIAQERGITIEESINKDAGDYISLINITVTTNSGTNTAKGALFSRRDPRIIELNGFPLEVVPEGYMLVLTNVDKPGVVGNTGTLLGQHNINIARMQFGRDVPGGKVVSVISIDTPVSEELLDNIRKLPNVLSVKQIKL
- a CDS encoding prepilin-type N-terminal cleavage/methylation domain-containing protein, coding for MKKSILYKSNGFTLIELMIVVVILGILATLATGSFLSYQAKSKQAEAKSNISSIAESALAYKAEYGTFVTDWSGIGWQANGTTRYRYWYNGLAAAGTPTNAEAGVDYSDPGSTATVNTIIVGSVGNIDRDASTDQWLYNQDRVFTNLQNDVSTP